The Reinekea forsetii genome contains the following window.
GCCAACACAGAGGTTGGCAGCAATGCGTTTAACCCCAAGGCCAGACAAGTTCCGGATGGGGTTTCGAGTAAGCCATATTGTTTGAGATCGGGACGGGTCAGGGCAAAGCTGGCTACCTTGACGTTCGGTGCGACCAACGGCTGGGTGAGCAAATCTTGGCGATTGAACAGCGCCTGCTTGGCACCAAAGTAGATACGCTGCTTGGCCTGTTGGTAACGCGCCATCGAATCGTATCGATCCATATGGTCTTCAGACACATTGAGGATGGTCGCTATATCCGCGCCGACACTCGGGAGCAGTTCCAGTTGAAAGCTCGACAATTCCAAAACGGCTACATCGAACATTTGATCCGCGACATCCAGAACCGGTTGACCAATATTACCGCCGATCAATACGCTGCGCCCGCTGCGCTGTATGGCCTCACCCAACCATTGAGTAACCGTTGATTTGGCATTTGAACCGGTAATGGCCACGACTTGACCGGTGAACTCGCTCAAAAATAGTTCGATATCACTGGTGACGCGCGCGCCGGCCTTGATAGCGGCCTGCACCGCAGGCGTGTGCAGAGCAACCCCAGGGCTCATTACCAGGACATCCGCCTGCTCAAACTGCTCTATATCAAAGCCACCGACCTGCACATCCATATCCGGAAACTGCGTTTTCACCTCGGCCAGGTTCGGTGGATTGGTGCGACTGTCGGTCACGGCAACCCACTTGCCCCGCGCCGCTAAATAACGCACACAGGACAGCCCGGTCAATCCAAGACCCACTACCAAATACTTAGTGTCGGCGCCTATTAGTGTCATTAGCGGATCTTCAACGAAGCTAAACCAATCAAGACCAGAATCACGGTAATAATCCAAAAACGGACTATGATGCGTGGCTCCGGCCAACCTTTTAATTCGTAATGGTGATGTAGGGGCGCCATCCTGAAGATGCGCCTCCCGGTCATTTTGTATGAGCTGACTTGGATAATCACGGACAGAGTTTCGGCGACGAAAATACCGCCCATAATAAAAAGTACTAATTCCTGGCGCACGATGACGGCCATCACGCCCAACGCAGCGCCGAGTGCCAACGAGCCCACATCGCCCATAAAGACCTGCGCCGGGTAAGTGTTAAACCATAGAAAGCCTAAACCAGCGCCCACCAAGGCAGAGCAAAATACAATTAACTCGCCAGTGCCGGCAACATAGGGAATTTGCAGATAGTCGGAATAGACTGAATTACCGGTGACGTAGGCGAACACGCCGAGTGCGCCACCGACCAAAACCGTTGGCAAGATGGCCAAACCATCTAAGCCGTCGGTTAGATTCACGGCGTTGGACGTACCGACAATCACGAAGTAGGTCATGGCAATATAGAGCCCACCCATCGGCAGGGCGATGTCCTTGAAAAAGGGCACAAAAAGGGTCGTTTCGTCTGGTGTCGTGGCAGAGTAAAACAGCACCATTGCGGCAAACAGGCCGAAGCCTGACTGCCATAGAAATTTGGCTTTGGCAGATAGGCCCTTGCTATCTCGTTTGACCACCTTACGATAATCGTCCACCCAACCGATGCCGCCGAATCCAGCGGTAACCAGCAAGGTGATCCAGACATAACGATTGCTAAGGTCCGACCAGAGCAACACGGAACTGATCACCGAGATAATGATCAACGCACCGCCCATGGTCGGAGTGCCAGCCTTGGCCAGATGACTCTGAGGGCCATCACTGCGGATAGACTGACCGATCTGATGATGTTTCAATAACCGAATCAATTTCG
Protein-coding sequences here:
- the murD gene encoding UDP-N-acetylmuramoyl-L-alanine--D-glutamate ligase, which encodes MTLIGADTKYLVVGLGLTGLSCVRYLAARGKWVAVTDSRTNPPNLAEVKTQFPDMDVQVGGFDIEQFEQADVLVMSPGVALHTPAVQAAIKAGARVTSDIELFLSEFTGQVVAITGSNAKSTVTQWLGEAIQRSGRSVLIGGNIGQPVLDVADQMFDVAVLELSSFQLELLPSVGADIATILNVSEDHMDRYDSMARYQQAKQRIYFGAKQALFNRQDLLTQPLVAPNVKVASFALTRPDLKQYGLLETPSGTCLALGLNALLPTSVLALPGRHNIANALAVLALADAVQNPREHTLAALRNFSGLPHRCQLIRELAGVRYFNDSKATNVGSTLAALTGLAQADRKAIVLLLGGQAKGQELGPLAPAIAAHCKAVFVYGEDQSRFTDVAPQATYVESMFDALAQAKAIVQAGDVLLLSPACASFDQFTNFEQRGRQFVTWVEALA
- the mraY gene encoding phospho-N-acetylmuramoyl-pentapeptide-transferase, with protein sequence MFVWLTPFLEQLDAGFQVLQYLTLRAIFGVLTALAVSLILGPKLIRLLKHHQIGQSIRSDGPQSHLAKAGTPTMGGALIIISVISSVLLWSDLSNRYVWITLLVTAGFGGIGWVDDYRKVVKRDSKGLSAKAKFLWQSGFGLFAAMVLFYSATTPDETTLFVPFFKDIALPMGGLYIAMTYFVIVGTSNAVNLTDGLDGLAILPTVLVGGALGVFAYVTGNSVYSDYLQIPYVAGTGELIVFCSALVGAGLGFLWFNTYPAQVFMGDVGSLALGAALGVMAVIVRQELVLFIMGGIFVAETLSVIIQVSSYKMTGRRIFRMAPLHHHYELKGWPEPRIIVRFWIITVILVLIGLASLKIR